Sequence from the Segatella copri genome:
GTCCTACTCTGACGATAGATGAATTGACAGGCATTCCTTCTTTTTCTTTAGACTTGAAACCGAGTGAAGGGAAGGAGAGTTTGAAGCGAATCTTTGAGTATTTAAAGCAATCGGGAAAGCGATGCTACATTGCCATTGATGAGTTTCAGCAGATATTAAGTTATCCGGAAGATGGGGTTGAGGCGATGATCCGTTCTTATATCCAGTTCTTGCCGAATGTATATTTCGTGTTTTCGGGCAGTCAGCTGCACATGATGCAGGAGATGTTTCTGTCGGCAAACCGTCCTTTCTTCCAGAGTTCGCTGGTGTTGTCTTTGCCTTGCATCGGGGAGCAGGTGTATCGGGAGTTTGCCAATCGCTTGTTGGCATCTCAGCACAGGTCGATAGATGAATCTACCTTTTCTTATATTTATCAGCAGTCTGATCGTGTAACCTGGTATGTGCAGTCGATATTGCATGGCATCTACGAGCATGCTTCTTCCGAGATTACGAAGTCTCTGGTAGATGAGGTGATTCTGGAACTGATTGAGGAGCAGGCGATGACTTATCAGAACTATTGTGCCTGGCTAACCGAGAACCAGCAGATGCTTTTGGGGGCGATAGCTCGTGAGCATTTGGTATCTTCGCCGTTGAGCCAGCAGTTTATCAGCACCCACCATCTTCCAGCTACGAGCAGCGTGAAAACAGCATTAAAGGCATTGGTAGATAAGCAGCTGGTAAGCAAGACTCCTACTGGCTATCTGGTTAGCGACCGCTTCTTTGCGAAATGGCTGGTGAGAGGAGGAATCATAGCCAACTGAGGAAATGAAAATTACGTCCCGATGCTTGGCTATGGTGAGATGGATGATAACAATGCCGCAACTTATACGATGCAAGGAATCAATTATAACGATGCAAGGAAGCCTTTCTTGCAATTGCGTGACATTTGTCATGCGTTTATACGACACTTGTCGTACGGCCGGATGACAAATGTCGTATAATCACATGACATATATCAAAGTATAAATAAACCTAATATTTCAGGGCAGACGCATTAAATATTTTATTCGTTAACATCTGCGTTGTGCAGTTGTAACTTACTGAATATTAACATTATATATTTGTATATATGAAATATTTTTTGTACCTTTGTAAAGAAATAATTAACAAATAAAAGGTACAAAATGAGCATTATTAAGTTATCTAAACAAATAGCCGACCCACGAGTTGCGGGTCGAACTGTCCATAAAATGGAACATATCATTTACATTACAATCGCTGCGGTAATTGCAGGAGCTCAATCTTGGAACGAAATTGCAGAGTTTGGAAAAAGTAAGTTAGACTTCTTCAAAAAGCGTTTGCAGGGGTTGGAGACTATTCCAAGCCATGACACCTTCAATCGTTTCTTTTCTATCTTTGATCCAAAAGGATTTGAAGAGATCTTCAGAAACTGGGTTAGAGAAATTGTAGGGGAAGTCAAAGGTGTTGTTGCCATTGATGGCAAGCTTATGCGTGGATCAAGCAAGTGTGATGCCGAGCACACTATTGGTCAAGCTGACTTCCGCACATGGATCGTATCTGCTTGGTCAGCAGACAACAGCATATCACTTGGGCAAGAGAAAGTCGGTGAAAAAACAAATGAAATCACGGTCGTTCCCAAGTTGCTTAGTGCTATAGACGTGTCAAATGCCATTGTGACAATAGATGCTATGGGATGCCAAACTTCTATAACAGAGAAAATCATAGAAGGCAAGGGGGACTATATTATCGCCTTGAAGGAAAATCAGAAGAAAAGTTACGAATTTGCTAAGGACATGATTTACGAGCATGAGTATAGAGGCAATTGTAATGTAGTGACAAAACATTATTCCTTTAATGAGGGACATGGTCGTCAGGAAGAAAGAACCTGCATTGTTGTAAGCTATGGGGACATAATGCAGAGAATGTTTAAGAACAGGTTTGTTGGGTTAAGGTCTGTTGTCGGGATTACCTCAAGAAGATCTGTTGCGACATCTGGTGAAACATCTGAGGAAACAAGATACTATATAACTTCCTTAAGTAATGAAGACCCCGAAAAGATAGCAAGCGCCATTAGGCAACATTGGTCCATAGAAAACAACTTGCATTGGCAATTGGACATTACTTTCAGAGAAGACGAAAGTAAGAAAGTCAAAAATGCAGCGAGGAACTTCTCTACCATAAGCAAAATGGTCCTCTCCATCTTGAAAAATGACAAGACGACCAAGGGAAGTCTCAACCTGAAAAGATTGAAGGCAGGCTGGGATGAAGAGTACCTGTCAAAACTTTTGGAGGGCAGCGCAATTTAATGCGTTTGCCCTGCCTAATATTTTACACCAAAAGATACAAGTTATCACATTATTATATATATATGCATCATCTTTCATAGAAGACA
This genomic interval carries:
- a CDS encoding AAA family ATPase, producing the protein MARLNNPFVVYGYKGAEYFCDRQKETEKMISSLHNERNITLVAPRRMGKTGLIHHVFHQMEEQYAEVKCFYLDIFATKNLEQMVQLMASEIIGKLDTVSQSALRKVQEFFSSWRPTLTIDELTGIPSFSLDLKPSEGKESLKRIFEYLKQSGKRCYIAIDEFQQILSYPEDGVEAMIRSYIQFLPNVYFVFSGSQLHMMQEMFLSANRPFFQSSLVLSLPCIGEQVYREFANRLLASQHRSIDESTFSYIYQQSDRVTWYVQSILHGIYEHASSEITKSLVDEVILELIEEQAMTYQNYCAWLTENQQMLLGAIAREHLVSSPLSQQFISTHHLPATSSVKTALKALVDKQLVSKTPTGYLVSDRFFAKWLVRGGIIAN
- a CDS encoding ISAs1 family transposase, giving the protein MSIIKLSKQIADPRVAGRTVHKMEHIIYITIAAVIAGAQSWNEIAEFGKSKLDFFKKRLQGLETIPSHDTFNRFFSIFDPKGFEEIFRNWVREIVGEVKGVVAIDGKLMRGSSKCDAEHTIGQADFRTWIVSAWSADNSISLGQEKVGEKTNEITVVPKLLSAIDVSNAIVTIDAMGCQTSITEKIIEGKGDYIIALKENQKKSYEFAKDMIYEHEYRGNCNVVTKHYSFNEGHGRQEERTCIVVSYGDIMQRMFKNRFVGLRSVVGITSRRSVATSGETSEETRYYITSLSNEDPEKIASAIRQHWSIENNLHWQLDITFREDESKKVKNAARNFSTISKMVLSILKNDKTTKGSLNLKRLKAGWDEEYLSKLLEGSAI